The Bacteroides sp. genomic interval GTGCTGACCGAGGATTCACCCCTTCACATCGTGGTGGATTGTGAGGGCGATTGGCTGCGGGTTAGCAACAACATTCAGAAAAAGCTGTCGGCTGAGCATACCACCAAGCTTGGTCTGACTAACCTGGCGGATCGTTACCGGATGGTATCGGGACACCGGGTGGAAGTGGAGGAGGCCGAAGGCCAGTTTAGTGTTAGGATAAAAGTACTTTTGGATGAAGATATTAATTATTGAAGATGAGCAGCATACGGCCAATGATCTGGCTTCTACCATTAAAAAGGTGGAAGTGGGGGCAGAGATCGTGGGTATCCTGAAGTCAGTGAAAGAGTCGGTGGCCTGGTTTGAACAAAACAGGATAAAACTGGACTTGATCTTTTCTGACATCCAGCTTGGCGACGGGCTTAGCTTTGAGATCTTTAAGCAGGTCGACATCCATACGCCGGTGGTGTTTTGCACGGCTTACGATGAATATGCCCTGAATGCTTTTAAAGTTAACAGCATTCACTATATGTTAAAGCCCTTTAACAGCAAAACAGTGGTAGAAGCACTGAGCAAGTTTAGGGATCTGCGGAGCACCATGAGCCCCGATGTGCCCTCTTACCAAGCCATCCTCGACTTGCTGAACGAGCGAAAGCGGACCACTTCGGTGTTGGTATACCAGGGCGACAGGATCGTGCCGGTGAAACTTGATGACATTGCCCTGAGTTTTATCCGTGATGAGATGACCCATATCATCACCTTCGACCAGAAGGAATACCGCCTGAACAAAAGCCTGGAGGAGATGGAGAAACTGTCGTCGGGCGAATTTTTTAGGGCTAACAGGCAGTTTCTGGTGAATCGTCGGGTCATTAAGGACTCCTCGCAATATTTTTCACGCAAACTGGTGGTAAACCTGAACATCCCCTTTGATGAAAAGATAACCATCAGTAAGACTAAGGTAATGGAGTATTTAAACTGGCTGGCGGAAAGTTAAGGAAGATGTTTGTTTCACCGGGAAATTTGTCCGTTTCGCCCGAAAGTCAGTGCTCTTTAAATGGATAATCAGTAATTTTACAAGCTGAAATAACGCAACCCGCAACTAAAAAAATCAAAATTTCGGAATATGACCAAGCATTTTTTTAAATCGTTTTTTACTCTTGTGTTTGTCCTTGGAGCCATTCATTGGCAGTGTCTCGCGCAGGAGCCCATGACCTTAAGTCTTGAGCAGGCCAGGGAATATGCCCTGGATTACAACAAGAACATGGCAAATGCCGAACTGGGTACCCAGGAAGCCCAAGCCAGGTTGAAAGAAACCATTGCCAACGGATTGCCCCAGATCAACGCCACTGTAGACTACTCGAACTTCTTTGGTTCGACTGCCACTTTGGGGGGGATGGGCGGTTTAACCATTGAGTTTAATCCCACAAGCAACTTGAGCGTTTCTGTTGGCCAGCTTGTTTTCAGCGGAAGTTATATCGTGGGCATACAGATGGCCAAGCTATACCAGGAAGTGGCCGAAGCAAGCTATGAGAAAACGGAGCTTGACATCCTTCAGCAAGTTTCACAGGCCTATTACCTGGCGTTGATATCAGAAAGGTCGAGGGAACTGGTGGAAGCCAACCTAATGAATATGCGCAGCATCCTTGAAAAGACCCGTACGATGGTCTTTGCCGGGGTGGCCGAAGAACTGGATTATGACCAGCTGGCGGTGCAGGTTTCGATGCTCGGCAACTCGCTGAGGTCGGCCGAGCGTCAGCAGGAGCTTGCCTATAATATGCTCAGGCTGCAGATGGGCCTTTCTGCAGAAGCAGAGATTATCTTGACGGATAAGCTGGAGAACCTTGCCGTGGGCAGTGACTTCTCGGCCCAGATTGCCAAGCCCTTTAGCTTGCGTGATAATGTCGATTTCAAGCTTCTGGAACTTCAAACGGGGATGGCTGAAAAGCAGGTCAACATGGAAAGGTCAGCCTATCTGCCGACACTTACTGGCTTCTATAATTATACCGAGAAACTGATGAAGCCTGAATTTGACATCACCCCTAAACACGTGATCGGGCTTAATCTGGATATCCCCATTTTTTCGAGCGGGGTGAGAAAAGCCAAGGTAGACCAGGCTCGGATTAATCATGAGATTGCACTCAATCAACAGGAACTTGTGGTGGAACAATTGCTGATTCAAGAGAAACAGTTGCGCTACAATCTAAATACCGCTATGGAGCAATACGAGAGCGAAGTGGCCAACCTAGAGGTCGCCCGACGGGTGAACAAGAATATCAATAACAAGTATGAGCAAGGCCTGGTTTCGAGCCTTGACCTGATCACCGCCAACGGCAATTATCTGCAGGCGGAAGGCAGCTACATCAATGCGGTGATGCAACTGCTTGAGGCCAGCCTGGCACTCAACAAACTATTGAACGGTTTTTAAAACATGAGGGTAATTAAACTGAAAATAAACGACTTAGTCACAATAATTTTTGAAAAATGAAAATCAAAAGCATTTTTAAGCTCAGCCTAATAGCTTTGTTGCCCGGCATTATGCTCGGAAGTTGCACTTCCAAAAAACAGGATGCAGCCGCCCAGGAGGACGATTCGGCAACCCGTGTTGAAGCAGTCAGGGTGCAAGAACTTGCGTACCGTGAAATTTCACGTACAGCAACTTATACTGCACATTTGCAAGCCTTCAAAGAAGTGCACCTGGCCTCGGCTTCTCCGGGCCGTATTGAACGGATTACCGTGGAAGCAGGCCAGCGTTTTTCGCAGGGACAGGTACTGGTAGAAATGGATAAGACTCAACTAAAGCAGGCTGAGATACAGCTGGCAAGCCTTGAAGTGGAATTCCAAAGGCTGGATACCCTGCGCAAGGCGGGGAGTATCTCGCAGCAGCAGTTTGACCAGGTGAAGACTCAATACGATATGGCCAAGTCAAACGTTGAGTTCCTCATGGAGAATACCCGTTTGGTGGCCCCTTTTTCAGGTGCCGTATCAGGCAAATACTATGAGAACGGTGAAATGTTTTCGGGCGCCCCCAATACACAGGCTGGCAAAGCCGCCATCCTTTCGCTGGTGCAGACCAGCAGGCTCAAAGCCATTGTGAATGTTGCCGAGCGTTATTACCCACAAATTAAACGGGGATTGGAAGTAAAAATCACGACCGACGTTTTCCCGGGCGAAGTGTTTTTGGGAACCGTATCGATGATTTACCCCACGATTGATCCTGCCACGCGTTCTTTTAAAGTGGAACTGACCGTCCCCAATGCCCAGGAAAAACTCCGGCCGGGGATGTTTGCCAGGGCTACCCTTGAACTTGACCAGGTAAAGGTCTTCCTGGTGCCTGCGCTGGCAATCCTAAAGCTCCAGGGCTCGAATGAGCGTTACATTTTCCTGGAAGAAAGCGGTAAGGCCAAACGGGTTGCCGTTGAACTGGGCGACCGCTTTGACGATATGGTTGAACTTATCACCGACGAGATTAAACCAGGCGACCGTGTCATTGTGGCTGGTCAGGCCAGGCTGGTTGACGGGGCTGCAGTAAGTGTTGAGCAATAAACCCCGGAGTTGAAAAATGTTTTCTGACTTAATAATTTTTTACAATGAGTATATATAAGAACGCAGTCAACAAGCCTATCACCACCATAATGATCTTCATCGGGGTGATCGTGCTGGGGATCTATTCGCTGATCTATATGCCTGTTGACCTGTTTCCTGAAATGGATCCGCCCTATATTTCAGTCATTACGAGCTATCCCGGGGCCAACGCCAGTGACATAGAGGTGAATGTGACTCGTCCATTGGAGGATTCTTTCAATAGCATTGACAACCTCAAGGAGATCACCTCCACTTCTAGCGATAACCTCTCGGTGATTTTTATGGAATTTGAATGGGAGTCGGACTTGAATGAAGCATCCAACGAGATCAGGAGTGCACTCGACCTGATGTTCGACTACCTTCCCGATGGGGTAAGCCGGCCCACCGTGTTTAAATTTGATTTAAGCATGATGCCCATCGCCGTTTATGCGGTGAAGGCAAGCGAAAGTTACCTGGGGCTCGAACGCATCCTGGAAGAGGTCATTGTAAACCCATTGAACCGGATTGACGGTATTGGATCGGTGATGGTGATCGGAACGCCTGAACGCAGGATCTACGTGGAAGCCGACCCCGTTAAACTCGATGCCTACAACCTTTCTGTTGAGCAAATTGGCAATGCCATCCAGGCTGAAAACCTAGATATGCCCTCGGGCAATATCAAAATGGGAAAGATGGATTACCAACTGCGGGTAGAAGGCGAGGTCGGGGAGAGCTATGAGCTTGAGAACCTCGTCGTAGGGCACTTCCAGGGCAGTTCCATTTTGTTGAAGGACGTGGCCGCCGTGCGTGATACCATCAAGGATGTGATGCTTGAGTCAAGGATCGACGGTAGCCAGGGTGTGCGTATGATGATCATGAAACAGTCGGGCGCAAACACCGTAAAAATTGCCAAAGATGTTAGGAACGCCATCAAGGAACTGGAGAAGAACCTTCCTCCCGACGTGGAGGTGCTGGAGGTAATGGACTCCTCGGAATTTATCAGCGATTCGGTTAGCAACCTGACAAGAACAATGCTTTGGGCGCTATTGTTTGTTGTGCTCGTGGTGCTTTTCTTCCTTGGGAAATGGAGGGCCACTTTCATTGTGGTACTGACCATTCCCATCTCGCTGATCGTAGCATTTATCTACCTGTTTGTAACGGGCGGCTCGCTTAACGTCATATCACTGGCATCCATGTCGATTGCCCTGGGTATGGTGGTCGACGACGCTATCGTGGTCCTTGAGAATATTACAAAACACATTGAGCGGGGAACGAGTCCGCGTGAGGCGGCCATCTATGCCACCAACGAGGTCTGGCTCTCGGTCATCATTACCACTCTGGTAGTTGTGGCCGTATTCTTCCCGCTGACCCTCGTGGGCGGTATGACCGGGGTATTGTTTAAGCAGCTGGGATGGATCGTTTCTATTACGGTAACCACCTCAACCATCGCAGCCATTACACTGACGCCAATGCTTGCATCGAAACTTCTGGGCCTGAAAGCCAAAAGAAGGGTGCCCCTGCCCATTTCACACGAAAAAGTGGTGGAACCTTTCATTGCATGGGTTGAAGGCTTCTATGAGAAAACCCTGAGGTTTGCCCTTGTACATAAGAAATTGGTGCTGATCCTTGCACTAGTCCTTTTCGTTGGTTCATTATTCCTGATGCGATTTGTAACCACTGAATTTATGCCCGAATCGGACGAAGGGCAATTGACCGTTGAAATAGAATTGACCACCGGATTGCGAGTTGAAGAAACGATGAAGGTGGCTGATCGTATTGAAGCCATTATGGTGGAAAGGTATCCTGAAGCAGAAATCCACGCAATGATGGCAGGCTCGGATGATGAGGGCGGTATGGCTGGCCTGTTTGGCCAGCAGGGTTCAAATACCATCAGCGTGATGATGCGCCTGAAGGACCTGAATGCAAGGAACCGGTCGGTGTGGGAAATTGCTGATGATTTCAGGGCACAGCTCGACCAGATTCCCGAAGTGGTTGAATATGCAGTGAGTACTGGTGGTATGAATTTTGGCAGTAGCACGGTCGACGTCGAGATCTTTGGATATGATTTCGAAGTCACCAGCCGCCTAGCCCACGAGATTAGGGAAAAGATAGAAGCCATTCCGGGGGCTCAGGATGTAAAAATCAGCCGCAAGGACGACCGCCCTGAACTTCAGGTGGTGCTCGACCGCAAGAAAATGGCCGAGAACGGGCTGAATACCGC includes:
- a CDS encoding efflux RND transporter permease subunit, whose translation is MSIYKNAVNKPITTIMIFIGVIVLGIYSLIYMPVDLFPEMDPPYISVITSYPGANASDIEVNVTRPLEDSFNSIDNLKEITSTSSDNLSVIFMEFEWESDLNEASNEIRSALDLMFDYLPDGVSRPTVFKFDLSMMPIAVYAVKASESYLGLERILEEVIVNPLNRIDGIGSVMVIGTPERRIYVEADPVKLDAYNLSVEQIGNAIQAENLDMPSGNIKMGKMDYQLRVEGEVGESYELENLVVGHFQGSSILLKDVAAVRDTIKDVMLESRIDGSQGVRMMIMKQSGANTVKIAKDVRNAIKELEKNLPPDVEVLEVMDSSEFISDSVSNLTRTMLWALLFVVLVVLFFLGKWRATFIVVLTIPISLIVAFIYLFVTGGSLNVISLASMSIALGMVVDDAIVVLENITKHIERGTSPREAAIYATNEVWLSVIITTLVVVAVFFPLTLVGGMTGVLFKQLGWIVSITVTTSTIAAITLTPMLASKLLGLKAKRRVPLPISHEKVVEPFIAWVEGFYEKTLRFALVHKKLVLILALVLFVGSLFLMRFVTTEFMPESDEGQLTVEIELTTGLRVEETMKVADRIEAIMVERYPEAEIHAMMAGSDDEGGMAGLFGQQGSNTISVMMRLKDLNARNRSVWEIADDFRAQLDQIPEVVEYAVSTGGMNFGSSTVDVEIFGYDFEVTSRLAHEIREKIEAIPGAQDVKISRKDDRPELQVVLDRKKMAENGLNTAMVSAALRNRVAGMTASIFREEGEEYEIIVRFGEEFRSSISDLESFSINSPMGTRVNLGEIGEVQEYWNPPNIERKRRERVVTVSAAPSGIALGTLAEQINTIVENTDVPQGILVNVGGAFEDMMDSFMDLGLLLLISIILVFLVMASQFESFVMPFVIMFSIPFSFTGVILALLITNTTLSVIAGLGAVLLIGIVVKNGIVLVDYINLMRDRGYALNEAIAVSGRLRLRPVLMTAFTTILAMLPLALSRGEGSEIWSPMGIALIGGLVFSTIVTMVLVPVVYGLVSRRGERDKMSKVREKFTFLNESNS
- a CDS encoding efflux RND transporter periplasmic adaptor subunit; protein product: MKIKSIFKLSLIALLPGIMLGSCTSKKQDAAAQEDDSATRVEAVRVQELAYREISRTATYTAHLQAFKEVHLASASPGRIERITVEAGQRFSQGQVLVEMDKTQLKQAEIQLASLEVEFQRLDTLRKAGSISQQQFDQVKTQYDMAKSNVEFLMENTRLVAPFSGAVSGKYYENGEMFSGAPNTQAGKAAILSLVQTSRLKAIVNVAERYYPQIKRGLEVKITTDVFPGEVFLGTVSMIYPTIDPATRSFKVELTVPNAQEKLRPGMFARATLELDQVKVFLVPALAILKLQGSNERYIFLEESGKAKRVAVELGDRFDDMVELITDEIKPGDRVIVAGQARLVDGAAVSVEQ
- a CDS encoding LytTR family DNA-binding domain-containing protein, which produces MKILIIEDEQHTANDLASTIKKVEVGAEIVGILKSVKESVAWFEQNRIKLDLIFSDIQLGDGLSFEIFKQVDIHTPVVFCTAYDEYALNAFKVNSIHYMLKPFNSKTVVEALSKFRDLRSTMSPDVPSYQAILDLLNERKRTTSVLVYQGDRIVPVKLDDIALSFIRDEMTHIITFDQKEYRLNKSLEEMEKLSSGEFFRANRQFLVNRRVIKDSSQYFSRKLVVNLNIPFDEKITISKTKVMEYLNWLAES
- a CDS encoding TolC family protein, encoding MTKHFFKSFFTLVFVLGAIHWQCLAQEPMTLSLEQAREYALDYNKNMANAELGTQEAQARLKETIANGLPQINATVDYSNFFGSTATLGGMGGLTIEFNPTSNLSVSVGQLVFSGSYIVGIQMAKLYQEVAEASYEKTELDILQQVSQAYYLALISERSRELVEANLMNMRSILEKTRTMVFAGVAEELDYDQLAVQVSMLGNSLRSAERQQELAYNMLRLQMGLSAEAEIILTDKLENLAVGSDFSAQIAKPFSLRDNVDFKLLELQTGMAEKQVNMERSAYLPTLTGFYNYTEKLMKPEFDITPKHVIGLNLDIPIFSSGVRKAKVDQARINHEIALNQQELVVEQLLIQEKQLRYNLNTAMEQYESEVANLEVARRVNKNINNKYEQGLVSSLDLITANGNYLQAEGSYINAVMQLLEASLALNKLLNGF